In Variovorax paradoxus, a single genomic region encodes these proteins:
- a CDS encoding putative selenate ABC transporter substrate-binding protein: protein MMKKTFTRLALALSLSAASLGAFAQGVLRVSAIPDEAPTELQRKFTPLGDYLKKETGMDVQFTPVTDYAAVVEGLATNKIDLAWLGGFTFVQARIRTNGGAVPIVQRAEDEVFTSKFIVPVDSTAKTLADLKGKTFAFGAPSSTSGSLMPRYFLLQAGINPEKDFKTVAFSGAHDATVAFVAASRAEAGVLNASVWDKLVEAKNPNAAKVRVLATTPTYYDYNWTVRPGLDPALTRKLADAFLKLDPANPAHKEIMALQRASKFIPTKSSNYDGIETAGKSAGLIK, encoded by the coding sequence ATGATGAAAAAGACATTCACCCGACTGGCTCTTGCCCTGAGCCTCTCCGCCGCCAGCCTCGGTGCCTTCGCCCAGGGCGTGCTGCGCGTCTCGGCCATTCCCGACGAGGCGCCCACCGAGCTGCAGCGCAAGTTCACGCCGCTGGGCGACTACCTGAAGAAGGAAACCGGCATGGACGTGCAGTTCACGCCCGTGACCGACTACGCGGCCGTGGTCGAGGGCCTGGCCACCAACAAGATCGACCTGGCGTGGCTCGGCGGCTTCACCTTCGTGCAGGCGCGCATCCGCACCAACGGCGGCGCGGTGCCGATCGTGCAGCGCGCGGAAGACGAGGTGTTCACCAGCAAGTTCATCGTGCCGGTCGACAGCACCGCCAAGACGCTGGCCGACCTGAAGGGCAAGACCTTCGCCTTCGGCGCGCCTTCTTCCACCTCGGGCAGCCTGATGCCGCGCTACTTCTTGCTGCAGGCAGGCATCAACCCCGAGAAGGACTTCAAGACGGTCGCGTTCTCCGGCGCGCACGACGCCACGGTGGCCTTCGTGGCCGCGTCGCGCGCCGAGGCCGGCGTGCTCAACGCATCGGTGTGGGACAAGCTGGTCGAGGCCAAGAATCCGAACGCCGCCAAGGTGCGCGTGCTCGCGACCACGCCGACCTACTACGACTACAACTGGACGGTGCGCCCCGGCCTCGACCCCGCGCTCACCAGGAAGCTGGCCGACGCTTTCCTCAAGCTCGACCCGGCCAACCCGGCGCACAAGGAAATCATGGCGCTGCAGCGCGCGAGCAAGTTCATTCCGACCAAGTCGTCCAACTACGACGGCATCGAGACGGCGGGCAAGTCGGCGGGTTTGATCAAGTGA
- the selD gene encoding selenide, water dikinase SelD, which produces MNPTLMNPLAPLRLTSFSHGGGCGCKIAPGVLSQILKNHAGGMIPPELMVGIETADDAAVYKLNDQQALIATTDFFMPIVDDPYEFGRIAATNAISDVYAMGGRPIMALALVAMPINQLPVEVIADIVRGGQDVCRAAGIPIAGGHTIDSVEPIYGLVAMGLVHPDRVRRNADAKAGDVLVLGKPLGVGVLSAALKKEQLSGIGYRQLIENTTKLNTPGIALAALDGVHALTDVTGFGLAGHTLELARGAKLRAVIEWSKVPLLDNVVVMAAEGMVTGASGRNWAGYGADVELAPGLHPTAQNLLSDPQTSGGLLVSCAPEAVGAVLKIFRDEGFGQAAVIGRVEAGEPSLRVVP; this is translated from the coding sequence ATGAACCCAACGCTCATGAACCCGCTCGCGCCACTGCGCCTCACGAGTTTTTCGCACGGCGGCGGCTGCGGCTGCAAGATCGCGCCCGGCGTGCTGTCGCAGATTCTCAAGAACCACGCGGGCGGCATGATCCCGCCCGAACTCATGGTGGGCATCGAGACCGCGGACGACGCCGCGGTCTACAAGCTCAACGACCAGCAGGCGCTGATCGCGACCACCGACTTCTTCATGCCCATCGTGGACGACCCGTACGAGTTCGGCCGCATTGCCGCGACCAACGCGATCAGCGACGTCTACGCCATGGGCGGCCGGCCGATCATGGCGCTGGCGCTGGTTGCCATGCCGATCAACCAGCTGCCGGTGGAAGTCATCGCCGACATCGTGCGCGGCGGCCAGGACGTGTGCCGCGCCGCGGGCATTCCGATTGCCGGCGGTCACACCATCGATTCGGTCGAGCCGATCTACGGCCTCGTCGCGATGGGCCTCGTGCACCCCGACCGCGTGCGCCGCAACGCCGACGCGAAAGCCGGCGACGTGCTGGTGCTGGGCAAGCCGCTGGGCGTGGGCGTGCTGTCGGCGGCGCTCAAGAAAGAGCAGCTGTCCGGCATCGGCTACCGCCAACTGATCGAGAACACGACCAAGCTCAACACCCCCGGCATCGCCCTCGCGGCGCTCGACGGCGTGCATGCGCTGACCGACGTGACGGGCTTCGGCCTGGCCGGCCACACGCTCGAACTCGCGCGCGGCGCCAAGCTCAGGGCGGTGATCGAATGGTCGAAGGTGCCGCTGCTCGACAACGTGGTGGTGATGGCCGCCGAGGGCATGGTCACCGGCGCCTCGGGCCGCAACTGGGCCGGCTACGGCGCCGACGTGGAACTGGCACCCGGCCTGCATCCCACCGCGCAGAACCTGCTGAGCGATCCGCAGACCTCGGGCGGCCTGCTCGTGAGCTGCGCGCCGGAAGCGGTCGGCGCGGTGCTGAAGATCTTCCGCGACGAGGGCTTCGGGCAGGCGGCGGTCATCGGCCGCGTCGAGGCGGGGGAGCCTTCGCTGCGCGTGGTGCCCTAG
- a CDS encoding phosphonate ABC transporter ATP-binding protein, giving the protein MSFSLEGAGVVHPNGHRALAGVTLSARDGERIAVIGPSGAGKTTLLRVLGAALRPGEGEVRLLGAGPWQLQAAALKKLRARIGTVHQSPPIAPRLRVVTAVLAGRLGEWSTLRALGSLLHPSDIAGAHEALSRLAMEDRLFDRCDRLSGGQLQRVGIARVLYQRPALLLADEPVSALDPTLADAAIGQLVAQSESTGATLMASLHAVDLALRWFPRIVGMRNGLVVFDLPAGQVTAAMLDALYASEGGVAVQKSAQPVAAEATFLRPDCP; this is encoded by the coding sequence ATGAGTTTTTCGCTGGAAGGCGCGGGCGTCGTTCACCCCAACGGCCATCGCGCGCTCGCCGGTGTGACGCTGTCCGCCCGTGATGGCGAGCGCATCGCCGTCATCGGGCCTTCGGGCGCCGGCAAGACCACGCTGCTGCGCGTGCTGGGCGCGGCGCTCCGGCCCGGCGAAGGCGAAGTGCGGCTCTTGGGCGCAGGGCCGTGGCAGTTGCAGGCGGCGGCGCTGAAGAAGCTGCGTGCCCGCATCGGCACGGTGCACCAGTCGCCGCCGATCGCGCCGCGCCTGCGCGTGGTCACCGCGGTGCTCGCGGGCCGGCTCGGCGAGTGGTCGACGCTGCGCGCGCTGGGCTCGCTGCTGCATCCGTCGGACATCGCCGGCGCGCATGAAGCGCTCTCGCGGCTGGCCATGGAAGACCGCCTGTTCGACCGCTGCGACCGGCTCTCGGGCGGCCAGTTGCAGCGCGTGGGCATTGCGCGCGTGCTGTACCAGCGCCCCGCCCTGCTGCTGGCCGACGAGCCCGTGTCGGCGCTGGACCCCACCCTGGCCGACGCCGCCATCGGCCAACTGGTCGCGCAGAGCGAGTCGACAGGTGCCACGCTGATGGCTTCGCTGCACGCGGTCGACCTGGCGTTGCGCTGGTTTCCGCGCATCGTCGGCATGCGCAACGGGCTGGTGGTGTTCGACCTGCCCGCCGGCCAGGTGACGGCCGCGATGCTCGATGCGCTCTATGCGAGCGAGGGTGGCGTGGCGGTGCAGAAATCGGCGCAGCCCGTCGCAGCCGAAGCGACTTTTCTTCGTCCGGACTGCCCTTGA
- the selB gene encoding selenocysteine-specific translation elongation factor, translated as MIIGTAGHIDHGKTTLVRALTGVDTDRLPEEKRRGISIELGYAYLHAPDGVSLGFVDVPGHERLLHTMLAGATGIDHALLVVAADDGVMPQTREHLAVVALLGVREATVAITKIDRIDESMREARLAEVRSDIAALLAPTPLAGAPMLAVSATTGEGVDTLRERLLDVASKARAREDDLAFRLAVDRAFTLSGVGTVVTGTVFSGTVRIGDELRVVPGDRSVRVRGIHAQNQKAESAHAGQRCALALAGVTKDEMHRGDWVCAPAIALATDRIDVLLTLWPDEAKPLRSGTTVHAHLGASDVMASLALLDRDALAPGETALAQLVTKESVGAWHGDRGVLRDASATRTMAGVRVLDPFAPVRYRRLPERLRTLAGWAIDDRAARVAALLHNAPLGIDTARLARALSLPDEAALPLPADAVRIEHTAIAQRHLDALDAQITGRLADFHHDAPDEVGPDARRLRRLAAPRTDDALWRHALDALVARGALVRSGTWLHLPDHAARLGEAEQKLAQKLLPRLADGGFDPPWVRDLAKDCSASEPMVRQTLASLARRGEAFQVVKDLYYPLATIERLAAIARDCLDGPEGLQAASFRDATGLGRKRAIQLLEFFDRVGLTRRVKDAHLLRPDTSLFGARP; from the coding sequence ATGATCATCGGCACCGCAGGCCACATCGACCACGGCAAGACCACGCTGGTGCGCGCGCTCACCGGCGTCGACACCGACCGGCTGCCGGAGGAGAAGCGGCGCGGCATCTCCATCGAGCTGGGCTATGCGTACCTGCATGCGCCCGACGGCGTCTCGCTGGGCTTCGTCGACGTGCCGGGCCACGAGCGGCTGCTGCACACCATGCTGGCCGGCGCCACCGGCATCGATCATGCATTGCTGGTGGTGGCGGCCGACGACGGCGTGATGCCGCAGACGCGCGAGCACCTGGCGGTAGTGGCGCTGCTTGGCGTGCGCGAGGCAACGGTGGCCATCACCAAGATCGACCGCATCGACGAGAGCATGCGCGAGGCTCGGCTGGCCGAAGTGCGTTCGGACATCGCCGCTCTGCTCGCGCCCACGCCGCTGGCGGGAGCGCCGATGCTGGCTGTGTCGGCGACCACCGGCGAAGGCGTCGACACGCTGCGCGAACGCCTGCTCGACGTCGCGAGCAAGGCACGGGCGCGTGAAGACGACCTGGCGTTCCGTCTCGCGGTCGATCGTGCTTTCACGCTCTCGGGCGTGGGCACTGTCGTCACCGGCACGGTCTTCAGCGGCACGGTGCGCATCGGCGACGAGTTGCGCGTGGTGCCCGGCGACCGCTCGGTGCGGGTGCGCGGCATTCATGCGCAGAACCAGAAGGCCGAATCGGCGCATGCGGGCCAGCGCTGCGCGTTGGCGCTCGCGGGTGTCACCAAGGACGAGATGCATCGCGGCGACTGGGTCTGCGCGCCCGCCATCGCGCTCGCGACCGACCGCATCGACGTGCTGCTCACCCTGTGGCCCGACGAAGCCAAGCCGCTGCGCTCGGGCACCACGGTGCATGCGCATCTGGGCGCGAGCGACGTGATGGCTTCGCTCGCGCTGCTCGACCGCGACGCGCTCGCGCCCGGCGAAACGGCCCTGGCGCAGTTGGTGACGAAGGAAAGCGTCGGTGCATGGCACGGCGACCGGGGCGTGCTGCGCGATGCCTCGGCCACGCGCACCATGGCCGGCGTGCGCGTGCTCGACCCGTTCGCCCCGGTGCGCTACCGGCGCCTGCCGGAGCGGCTGCGCACGCTGGCGGGCTGGGCCATCGACGACCGCGCGGCACGCGTGGCCGCGCTGCTGCACAACGCGCCTCTGGGCATCGACACCGCCCGGCTGGCGCGCGCCCTCTCGCTGCCGGACGAAGCCGCGCTGCCGCTGCCCGCCGACGCGGTGCGCATCGAGCACACGGCCATCGCGCAGCGGCACCTGGATGCGCTCGACGCACAGATCACCGGGCGGCTCGCGGACTTTCATCACGACGCGCCCGACGAGGTCGGCCCCGATGCGCGCCGCCTCAGGCGGCTGGCAGCGCCGCGCACCGACGATGCGCTGTGGCGCCATGCGCTCGATGCACTGGTCGCGCGCGGCGCGCTGGTGCGCAGCGGCACCTGGCTGCATCTGCCCGACCATGCGGCGCGGCTCGGCGAAGCGGAACAGAAGCTGGCGCAAAAGCTGTTGCCGCGGCTGGCGGATGGCGGCTTCGATCCACCGTGGGTGCGCGACCTGGCCAAGGACTGTTCGGCGAGCGAGCCGATGGTGCGGCAGACGCTCGCGAGCCTCGCGCGCCGGGGAGAGGCCTTTCAGGTGGTGAAGGACTTGTACTATCCGCTGGCGACCATCGAGCGGCTGGCCGCGATCGCGCGGGATTGCCTCGATGGTCCGGAAGGTCTGCAGGCTGCAAGCTTCAGGGACGCGACGGGCCTGGGGCGCAAGCGCGCGATCCAGCTGCTGGAGTTTTTCGATCGTGTGGGGCTGACGCGGCGCGTGAAGGATGCGCACCTGCTGCGGCCCGATACGTCGTTGTTCGGGGCGAGGCCGTGA
- a CDS encoding PhnE/PtxC family ABC transporter permease, translated as MRRLAGCLAALVIAWPMLALSEFNPWALFTSGNLAVIGGFLAGFFPPDGSPAFLALLLKATLETLAMATAGIALALLIGAPLGFVTTRALSVSRIGPGPGRVRAGIVRQAARWLLMVLRAIPEIVWALLFVRVFGLGPAAGVLALAITYGGMLGKVYAEILESTDTRPARALLEGGSGRLAALCYGLLPNTAQELASYTVYRWECAVRASVVMGFVGAGGLGQLMDQSMKMLNGGEASSILLVFLALVLLADLLSNALRRLLA; from the coding sequence ATGCGGCGGCTGGCCGGTTGCCTTGCCGCGCTGGTCATCGCATGGCCGATGCTGGCGCTGTCCGAGTTCAATCCGTGGGCGCTGTTCACCAGCGGCAATCTCGCGGTCATCGGCGGCTTCCTGGCGGGCTTCTTTCCGCCCGACGGCTCGCCCGCCTTTCTCGCGCTGCTCCTGAAGGCCACGCTGGAGACGCTGGCCATGGCCACGGCCGGCATCGCGCTGGCCTTGCTGATCGGTGCGCCGCTGGGCTTCGTGACCACGCGCGCGCTTTCAGTCTCGCGCATCGGCCCAGGGCCGGGCCGCGTGCGGGCCGGCATCGTGCGGCAGGCCGCACGATGGCTGCTGATGGTTCTGCGCGCGATTCCGGAAATCGTCTGGGCGCTGCTGTTCGTGCGCGTCTTCGGGCTCGGCCCCGCCGCGGGCGTGCTGGCGCTGGCCATCACCTATGGCGGCATGCTGGGCAAGGTCTACGCCGAAATCCTCGAATCGACCGACACCCGGCCCGCGCGCGCCCTGCTCGAGGGCGGCAGCGGCCGGCTCGCGGCGCTTTGCTACGGCCTGCTGCCGAACACCGCGCAGGAGCTGGCCTCGTACACCGTGTACCGCTGGGAGTGCGCGGTACGCGCGTCGGTGGTGATGGGTTTCGTAGGCGCGGGCGGGCTGGGGCAGTTGATGGACCAGTCGATGAAGATGCTCAACGGCGGCGAAGCCAGCAGCATCCTTCTGGTGTTCCTGGCGCTGGTGCTGCTGGCGGACCTGCTGAGCAATGCGCTGCGGAGGCTGCTGGCATGA